A stretch of DNA from Catenulispora acidiphila DSM 44928:
CAACTCCAGCCACTGCCTGGACAACGCGACCGAGATCGACTCGGTCCTGCAGATGTGGTCGTGCACCGGCGGGGACGAGCAGCAATGGGCCGAGGAGTTCGACACCAACACCAGCACCTACTACTTCGTCAACCTGAACACGCACCGGTGCATCACCGCGCCGCCGGCGCAGGGCCGGGTCGACATGGAGCCGTGCCCCCTCAACTCCCCGCCGAACTCGCAGTCCCAGGAGTGGACGATCTTCGACCACGCCTCCGACAACTCCTGGATCGCCTGGCAGAACAAGGCGAGCCACCTGTGCCTGGACACGCCGAGCGTGGGCAACGGCACCGTGCTGGAAGCCGAGCCCTGCAACGTGGCCATCAGCTACCAGAAGTTCACCGAGCGCGGGCGCTGACGGAACCGGCCGGTCCGGCAGAGACATCCCGTCCCGGACTCCGGCGCCCTACCCAGCGGGGCGCCGGAACCCGCACGAGCAGCCTCAGCGAGAACACCCGCCTGCGGCAGGCGTCCTCACCCCGTCTCCCGCCGCCGCGCCCGCCGCGTCACGCGGCACGGTAGCGTCGTGAAGCCGCGCTGGTGCGCCGACTGCACGCGCTTGGCGTTCTCGATGTCGATCTCGTACTCGGCCACCTCGGCGGCGGCTTCCTCGAGCACGATGCGGATCTCGGACTTGGCGAGTGCGCCGCCGAGGCAGTGGTGCGGGCCGGCGCCGAAGCTGATCATCTTGCGGGTGTCGCGGTCGATGTCGAAGACGTCGGGGTCGGTGAAGACGCGGTGGTCGCGGTTCGCCGAGGCGGGGAGCATCACCATGCGGACGCCTGCCGGGACCTGGACGCCGTGCATCTCCACGTCGCGGGTCACCGTGCGGGAGGTCATCTGGCTGCTGGAGTCGTAGCGCAGGGTCTCGTTCATCCAGTCGTCGAAGCGCCCTTCCAGGCCCGCGCGCTGGACGTCCGGCAGCCGCCAGCCGTGGTACCAGGCGTTGCCGATCAGTTTGCCGGTGGACTCGTTGCCGCCGGAGACCAGCAGGAACAGGAACGCCACGATCTCCGAGTCGGTGAGCTTGCCGCCGCCGGCGACCTCGGCCTCGCACAGCAGCGAGGTGAGGTTGTCTCCGGGATGCTTGCGCACCTCGGAGACCAGGTGCACGTAGTACGTCGCGAGCCGGAACGCCGCGGCCAGCGTCTCCTCCGAGCGCTCGTCGGACTCGTTGGCGCGCTTGGTCAGCCGGTCGGTGTCGAAGCGGATCAGATCCCAGTCGCTCTCCGGGACGCCGAGCATCTCGCAGACCACGTCGTTCGGCACGGCGGCGGCGTAGTCGGCGGCGAAGTCGACGTAGTCCCCGGACTCCAGCAGCGGGTCCAGCCGCCTGCGGCACAGCTCCCTGATGCGCTGCTCGCGCTGGATCACGCTGCGCGGCGTGAAGTCCTTGGACACCAGCCCGCGCAGCGTGCCGTGGTCCGGCGGGTCCAGGGCGAGGAAGAAGACGTTCTTGTACGCCTGCGGACCCCACAGCGCGGGCTCCAGCGAGATCCCGTTGCGGTTGGTGAACGTCGCCGGGTCGCGCAGCGCCGCGTCGACGTCGGCGTACCGGGACAGCGCGTAGAAGTTGCGCTCGGGGTTGTGGTAGACCGGCGCGTTCTCGCGCATCCAGGCGTAGATCGGATACGGGTCCTTCTGGACCTGGTAGGAGAACGGGTCGTAGTGGAACTCGGGTTCGGTGTCGGCTTCGGGCTCGGCCAGCAAGCCGGCTTCGTCAGTGCGCATGGTGGTGTACTCCGATCTATCCAGGATTCGGGGCGGCGGGTTCGGCGGGTTCCGCGTGTCCTTCGCGGATCGACTGCGCGACCTCGCGCACGCTTCCGGTCAGCAGCTTCAGCACCTCCGGCTTGACCCGCAGCTCGGCCACGCACGCGTCGATCACCGTGAACGCCAGCAGCGAGTGCCCGCCGAGCCCGGCGAAGGTGTCCAGCACGCTCACCGGACCGGACTGCAGCACCCGGCTGTAGATCCCGACCAGCCGCGCCTCCAACTCGTCCGCAGGCGGCACGATCGCGCGCTCCTCGCCGTCGGCGAAGCCCTCCCACACCGCCAGCAGCGCCGCGGTGTCGACCTTGCCGTTGACCGTCGCCGGGATCCTCGGGACCGCGACCAGCCGCTCGGGCCGCATGTGTTCGGCCAGGAGCGCGGCGGCGCGGCGCAGCACCTCGGCCGCCTCCGCCTCGCCGAACGTCCCCGGTTCGGCGGGTACGACGAAGGCGATCAGCCGCGCAGGCGTTCCGTGCGTGCCTTGAGTCCCGTGGACAGCCACCGCGCAGTCCACGACCGCCGGATCGGCGGCGAGCACCGACTCGACCTCGCCCGGCTCGACCCGCAGCCCGCGGATCTTCACCTGCCGGTCGATGCGCCCCAGATGCTCCAGCACGCCGTCGTCGCGATAGCGGCACAGGTCGCCGGTCCGGTACATCCGCGTACCCGGCGGTCCATAGGGGTCGGCGACGAAACGCTCCGCGGTCCGCGCCGGCGCGCGCCAGTAGCTCTGCGCCAGCCCTATCGGACCACTGATATACGCCTCGCCGGCCACCCCCACCGGCAGCGGCTCCAGATCCTCGCCGAGCACGCTCAACCGGAAGTGCGCCGCCGGACGCCCCAACGGCACCGGCACGCCGGGATCCGGATCCAGCGCCATATCCGTCACGGTCCCGGCTTCCGTCGGGCCATAGCAGTTCACGAGCACAGCGTCCGGAAGCGCACGGTAGAACGTGTCCCGGACCCGCGCCGTCACCGGCTCCCCGCCGCACAACGCCCACCGCAGCCGCGCCGCCGAGGCATCCACCTGCTCCAGGAACGGCGTCATCACCGTCGGCGCCAAGAACACGGTCGTCACACCGTGCTCCTCGACCAGCCGCGCCAGCCGCCGCGCGTCGCGATGCGCGCCGGGCTCGCAGACGATCAGGCGCGCGCCGTGGTACAGCGGCCAGAACAGCTCCCAAATGGAGACGTCGAACCCCGGCGAGGTCTTGAACACCGCGGCGTCGCCGGGTTCATACGGGTACTGACTCTGCATCCAGTCCAGATGTGCGAGCGCTCCATCGGTCGGATACGCGACGCCCTTGGGACGCCCGGTAGAGCCTGACGTGTAAAGGATATTGAGAATCGCAGTACCCGGATTCGCGCTCACCGCCACGGGCGGATCGCTCGCCGGCTGCTCCTGCCACTGCGCCGCGTCGGCTTCGAGATCGATGACTCGCCAACCGCCCTCCGGCACGCGCGACCGGCTCGCCGGATCGGTGAGCACATGCGTCGGCGCGCAGTCGGCGAGCATGTAGCCCAGGCGCGCGTCGGGCAGGTCCGCGTCCAGCGGCACGTACGCGCAGCCCGCCTTCACCGCCGCGTAGATCGCCACGACTTGCGGCACACCGCGCTCGGCGCAGATCGCGACGCGGCTGCCAGGACCGGCGCCAGTCGAACGCAGGAAGTGCGCGAGCCGATTCGCGCGCTCGTTCAGCTCCCGGTAGCTGACGTGCTCCCCGGAAGCGGCGACCAACGCCACCGCCTCCGGCGTCCGCGTCGCCTGCTCCTGGAACGGCTCGGCCATCGTCCGATGCAGCACCTGCGGCACGCGATGCGGGTTCAGCTCGTACAGAATCCGCCGGCGCTCCTGTTCGGAGAGCAGCGGATGCGCCGACATCGGCAGCTCCGGCGCGGCCATCGCACACGCCAGCAGGTGTTGGAACGCCCGAGCCCACGCCAGCGCGGTCGGCGAGTCGGCCGAATCGGTCATCGACTCCACATACAGCCGCCGGCCGTCCTCGGAGACCAGCAGCGCGGCGTCGGCGGGACCGGCGTCCGGCGGCGGCAGCACGCGCTCGTGCTCGCCGTGGATCAGGCGCACGCGCCGCGCCAGCCGCCGGGCCAGCTCCTCGGCGCACGCCGCCAGGACGTCCGGCGGGCAGGCGGGGACGGCGACCGGGCCGACGCATTCGGACGGCGCCGGACGGAGGCTGCTGCTCACGCGCGCTCCCGGGTGGTTCGCAGGGTGTGTCAGGGCTTTTCAGTCAACGGAATCGCCGCCCCCGCCCGGCAGTCGCTCTTTCACGTGACTGCTGTCCGGGCACGGCCGTCCATAGGTTTCGGTGCGAGAGCCGCACCCCGCCTTCAGCGGTGTGCCCGGATCCGATGGGCGCTTGATGGTGAGACAGAACCAGACCCCTTACGACCTCGTCCGCGCCGTGGCGCGCGCCGACGGCGACCGCGCCGCGCTTGTCGACCCGGCCGGCGCCGGGGCGCAGCTGTCGTACGCGGAGCTGATCGCCCGCACCGAGACGCTGGCGCGCCGGCTGCGGGAGCACGGCGTGGGCGCCGAGCAGCCGGTCGCCGTCGTGCTGGAGCGCGGGGCGGACACTGTGGTGGCGATGCTGGCGGTGCTCGCCGCCGGCGGCGTCTACTGCCCGCTGGACGTCTCGGCGCCGGACGCGCGGCTGACCGCGGTCGTGGAACTGCTCGGGGCGAAGGTCGCGCTGACCGACGCGGCGCACGCCGGCCGGCTGCCCGCCGGGGTGGACGCGCTGCGGCTGGAGGCCGTATCAGCAGCCTCAGTTACTGCCTCAGGCGCCGCCTCAGACTCAGGCACCGCCTTGGACTCAGCCTCGGGCTCAACCCCAGCCTCAGCCGCGGACTCAGGCACCGCCTCGGACTCGAACTCAGCCTCAGCCTCGGACTCAGGCACCGGCTCAGCCTCAGCCTCGAACTCGGCCTCGGACACCGGAGCCCTCGACCCCGACTCAGCGTTCGAGCCCGCCGCACCCACCCCGGACTCCCTCGCCTACGTCCTCTACACCTCCGGCTCCACCGGCGTCCCCAAGGGCGTGGCGATGACCCACCGCGGTCTGTCCCGCCTCATCAGCTGGCAGACCGCCTCCGGCGCTCCGGGACTGCGCACGCTCCAGTTCACCGCGACCTCCTTCGACGTCACCTTCCAGGAAGTGCTCTCCACCCTGGCCACCGGCGGCTGCCTCGTCGTCGCCGGCGAGCAGGTCCGGCGCGATCCGGCGCTGCTGCTGGAGACGATCGTCAAGGAGCGGATCCAGCGCCTCTTCCTGCCCTACGTCGCCCTGCAGCTCATGGCGGTCACCGCCGCGCGGCTGGCGATCGTCCCGGAGAGCCTGGAGCACGTCGTCACCGCCGGCGAGCGCCTGGTCGTCACCCCCGCGATCCGCGACCTGTTCACCACGCTGCCGCACTGCCGTCTGGACAACCACTACGGACCCACCGAAGCGCACCTGGTCACCAGCCAGACCCTGCCGCAGGACCGCGCCGCCTGGCCGGACGTCCCCGGCATCGGCGCCCCGGTCGCCGGCGTCGCCTGCCATGTCCTCGACGAGCGGCTGCACGCAGTGCCCGATGGCGAGGTCGGCGAACTCTACGTCTCAGGACCCTGTCTGGCGCGCGGCTACCTCGCCGACCCGGCACGCACCGCTGAGCGCTTCGTTGCCGACCCCGGCGCCGACGCACCGGGGGAGCGTTGGTACCGGACCGGTGACCTGGTGCGCCGCATCGCCGATGGGACCTATGAATTCCTCGGCCGCGCCGACGGTCAGCTGAAGGTGCGCGGGTTCCGCGTCGAGCCCGGCGAGGTCGAGACCGCGCTGACGAGCCACCCGCGGGTCCAGGCCGCCGCCGTCGGACTGCGGCAGATCGAGGACGGGATCTCGATCCTGGTCGGATACCTCCAGACCGACGGCGCCGTCTCGCAGCGGGAGATCGGCGATCATGCCAGGGCACTGCTACCCGCCTACATGGTGCCCTCGCGCTACCTGACCGTGCCCGCACTGCCGCGCACCGGAACCGGCAAGGTCGACACCCGGGCGCTCGCCGAGATCGCGCTGCCCGACGCCGCCGATTCCTCCGACGCCGCCGACGCTGCCGACCCCGACCAGCTCCCCTTGTCCGACCTCATCACCGCTCTATGGATCCGCGTCCTCGGCCACGACGAATTCGACCCCGACGACGACTTCTTCGACGTCGGCGGCGACTCCCTGCTCGCCACCTGGGTAGCCGCCGAGCTGGGGCAGATGCTCGGCCGCCCGGTCGAGTTGTCGCTGTTCCTGGAATACAGCACCGTCGAAGACCTCGCCGAAGCTCTCGGCTCGCAGGGCTCTGCGACCGCGACAGGAGCGGCACTGATCGCGGGATCCTCACGCAGCTCAGCTTCGCAGATCGTCACCCTGCGCCCCGGACCGTCCGGCCGCAGTCTGTACCTGTTCCACCCGCTCGGCGGCGAGCTGATCTGCTACCGCGAGCTGGCCCGCGCCAGCCGTGCCCCGGTCCGCGTCCTCGGCGTCGGCTGGAGTGGCGCGCCGCCGGAGTACGGCGCCACGCTGGAGGACATCGCCCGCGTGCACGTCGAGCAGCTGCTGGTCATCCAGCCCGACGCGCCGTTTCTATTGGCCGGGTGGTCCTTCGGCGGCGTGCTCGCCTTCGAAGTCGCCCGGCAGCTCACCGCGGCCGGCGCGAGCGTGGACTTCCTCGGGCTGATCGACGCCAACCCGGTGATCGACCCCATCACCGGGCTGCCGCTGGCGGACACGCCGTTCCTGGGCGTGCTGGACGAGGTGGTGACGCTGCTCGACGCACCCGGGACCACCTCCGCCGATCTCACGGCTCTGACATCCGGCGACACCTGGCTCCAGCTCATGGGCGCGCCGATCGCCCCCGGCGCCTCAAGTACGTATCTGCGGACCGCGCTGGACACCGCCCGAGCGTGTATGTGGGCTGCGATGCGCTACCAGGCGCGCCGCCACGACGGCCCGATCGACGTGTTCCAGGCCTCCGGGTCCGGGGCGGATCGGCAGGAAGCGCTGGCCGGGGCGATCCGCAGCCTGGCCGGCGGCGCGTTCCGGACGGTCGCCGTCCCCGGCGGCCACTGGGCGTGCATCAGGGCGGAGGACGGGGCCGAGACGGCCAGGGCACTGGATGCCGCGCTCGAGCGCGTCGGCGCGGCGGGGAGTGGGACGCATGGATCTTGAGACCGACCGGAAGACCTTCGCCGAGCAGGGGTTCATCGGACCGTTCACGCTCTGGGAGCCCGAGGAGATGACCGCGTGGTGGAAGACGCAGCGCAAGGCGCTGCTCGACCCCGCCAAGAGCGCCCGCAAGGTGTTCGACAACCCCGTGAACTACGACCGCCACCTGGACATCCCCGGACTCAGTTCCCTGATCACCGAGCCGGAGATGGTCCGCCGGATGCAGGCGCTGATCGGTCCGGACGTGCTGTGCTGGCGCACCGAGTTCTTCCCCAAGAACCCCGGCGACTCCGGCACCGGCTGGCATCAGGTCGAGACCTACGCCATCGGCGAGACCTCCGAGGGCATGCTGGAGGCCACCGAGCACTCCGACGGCGTGCCGATGGAGCTGACGTGCTGGGTCGCCTTCACCGAGGCCACCAAGGAGAACGGCTGCATGCGGCTGATCCCCGGCAGCCACCGGCAGTGGCGCTACGACGAACACGCGCCGATGAAGTGGAACGGCGCGGCGCGCGACAACTCCTTCTTCGGCTACAACTACGAAGACATCAAGATCGACAAGAACTGGGACCCGGACGCGCAGGATGTCCGGGACGTGGAAATGCGCCCCGGGCAGTTCATCATCTTCACCGCGCGCACCATCCACGGCTCCCGCCCGAACACCGCCAACCGGCAGCGTATGGGGCACGCGATCCGCGTCGTCCCCACGCACGTCCGCGTCTACGGCGGCATGACCGGGTTCGACGAGTTCGGACACCACTTCGACCTGGCGCGGCACGGCTGCGTGCTGGTCGCAGGACAGGACGACTACGGGCTCAACCGGCTCGCACAACACAACGCGTGGGGCGACCGGTTCACCCCGCTCGACCGGATGGCGGTGTGAAGCGATGCGCACGCAGTACGTGGCCGCTCTCGAGCTGGACGAGGGACGCCTGGCCAAGGACCTGGAGACCAGCGCCTCCTTCAACTACTCCGAGGCCTACAGCAACTACCTGATCGGCGGACCGTGGAAGAGCGCCATGCTCTACTCCGCCGGCGGCGACGCCGGGGACGGTCTGCTCACCGACTACGACTACCGGCAGAGCTCTGATTTCACCGACTACGGACGGCAGATGCCGTATCTGCAGGAGCTGATCAGCACCTCGGTGGACCTGAGCCGGCTCACCTTCGTCCGCCTGGCGCGCTTCGCCAAGAGCGTCATCGTCCCGCACCGCGACTTCCTGGAACTCGAGGAGATCCCCGAGGACAAGCGCTCCGCGCACCGCCTGCACATCCCGCTGGCGACCCACGAGGAGTGCTTCTTCAGCGAGGACAACGTCGTCTACCGGATGCGCGCCGGCGAGCTCTGGTACTTCGACGCCTCCCGCATCCACTCCGTCGTCTCCTTCGCCGAGGAGCCCCGGATCCATCTCATCTTCGACTTCGCCGACCGCCCCGGTGCCGGATCCCTGGTCACCGTGCCCGGCGAGCCCGAGGGCGCCGGCGTCCCGGCGGCCTCGGCGGTGGACCGGCCGCAGCTGTCCGACGCCGAACGCGCCGCGCTGGCCCGGCTGGCCGACGTCCTCACCATGGACACGTTCAGCGAGATCTTCTCCGTCCTGGTCAAGAAGCACTTCCGCCGCGACGGCGGCGAGCACTTCGTCTGGGACACCCTCACCGCGCTCGCGCGCGCCTGCCCGGACCCGGCGGTCCTTCCGCACACGCAGGAGCTGCGGCGGTACTTCACATTGGAGCGACCCTCAGGGAGTGGACAAGCATGACCGCGACGTCGTTCGGCGACCGCCTCGCCGACAGCCCCGTCTACAAGAGTTTCTGCGACCACCGGTTCTTCGCCGCGGTGGACACCGCGGAGTTCTCCAAGGAGCAGGCTGAAATCCTCATCGAGCAGTGGTGGCATCCGCTGCACTACTTCCCCACCTTCCTGGCGCGCTGCGTCTCGGTCCTGCCGGACATCGCCTCCAAGAGCGCGATCACCGCGATCCTGAACCAGGAGACCGGCGGCGGGCGCGTGGACCGCGCCCACGAGATCATCTACACCGAGTCGATGGACAAGTGCGGCTTCAGCGCCGCCAAGGTCACCGGCACCGATCCCTACCCGGAGACCGCCGCGCTGGTCGAGGGCTACCGCTCGGCATCGGAGCAACGCGAGTCCGCCCTGGGCTTCATCTTCGCCACCGAGACCACCGACCTGCTCATGGTTTCCTCCATCGGCAAGGCGATCCAGCGCACCACCGGCGTCACCGACAACGAGTGGGTCGACATCCACATCATGCAGGAGCCCGATCACGTCGAGGAGGCGAACCACGCGCTGACCGCGGACTTCACGCCCGAGGCAGAGCAGGCGGTGCTGGACGCCGCCGACCGGATGTGGCAGCTGTGGACCGAGTTCTTCGACCGCCTCGCCTCGGAAGCAGGAGTGGCGGCAGCGGCGGGAGCAGCCGGAGCCGCGGACGCGTCGGGGACCACCGGAACGCCGGCCTGAGGATCGCATCATGACCGACGTGCGGGCGACCTATCTCCGCTTCCCCGCATGGACGCAGCACTTCTGGACCTGGCAGACCGGCAAGGCTCTGCCAGGCCAGAAGCCGCTCCTGCGGCACACCTGGGCAAGCTACCTGACGTTGACGCTGGCCCTGTTCCTCGGCGGACTGGCGGTCAGCGCCACCGCTGTGGCAGCCGAGTATCCCTACTGGTATCTGGCGTTGCTGGCCGGCTGGTTCCTGACCGTGTGCGGCGCGCGCATGATGGTGCTCGTCATCGCCCACCAGGCGCTGCACCGCCGGTTCTCCGGCACGGCGGCGCGCGACGGGTTCTGGGGCGAGACCGTCACGGTCCTGAGCGTCTTCCACACGTTCCGCGAGTTCAAGGAAGAACACTTCGACAACCACCACCGGCGCGAGATCTTCGCCACCGAGGCCGATCCGCCGGTACAGTTCCTGGAAGCACTCGGCTTCCGTCCGGAGATGAGCCGGGACCAGCTGTGGCGCCGGGCGTGGATCGTGTTCTTCTCCCCGGCGTTCTACGGCCGCAACGCCTACGGTCGGCTGCGCAGCAACATCGTCAACGGCCGCGTCCGCAAACTCGGCGTGCTGATCTGGCTCGGCGGATGGCTGTCGGTGCCGTTCTGGGCGCCGCACGGCGGCTGGGTTCTGCTGCTGGCGTTCGTGATCCCGGTGATCCTGTTCGCGCAGCTGTCCGCGCTGCTGGACCGGCTCGGCGAGCACGAGTGGCTGGCGCCGCGCGTCCCCGAGTACGGACACCGCTTCTACACCGCCGCCAACACCTCGGCGCGGTTCTGCGGCGCCCCGGTCCCGGCCCGGCACACCCCGCTGGCGCGGCAGAGCGCGCAGTGGCTGCGCTGGAGCGTCGCAACACTCTGCTACCACGTCCCGGCCAGGCTGCTGGTCATCGTCGGCGACCTGCCCAACCACGACTACCACCACCGGTACCCGTCCACCCCGGAGTGGACGACGGCCGCCTATGCCCGCCAGCGCGACATCGACTCCGGCCGGGACGGCGGACCGCCGTACCAAGAGGTCTGGGGCGTGGGCGCGGCGATCGACCGCCTCTTCCGGAGCTGGGAGGGTTCCCCGACCGATGAACCGACCTATTCCCATCGTTGACACCTTCGCCGACGCCCGGTTCGCCGGGAACCCGGCCGCCGTCGCGGTGTGTCCGGAGTTCCCGGACGCCGCCGTGATGCAGGACGCGGCGCACCGCATCGCCGTGCCCACGACCGCGTTCGTGGTGCCGGACCCGGAGCGGCCCGCGGTGTACCGCATCCGCTGGTTCACCCCGCACGCCGAGATCAACCTGTGCGGGCACGCGACGATCGCGAGCACCCGGTGCTTGTCCGATCTGCCGGAGAACGCCGGCGTCGACCGGTTGGAGTTCGTCTCCGCCAACGGCGTGCTGTTCACTCAGTGGGCTGACGGCCTTGTCGCCATCGACCTGCCCGCCGACCCGCCAGTGCCCTGCGATCCGCCGCCGGAGCTGTTGGCGGCGCTGCGGGTGGGGGAGGGGACCGGGATCGGTGTCGTCGGCTGCGCGTTGTCCAGCGACGACGTGCTCGTCGAGCTGGAGTCGCCGGAAGCGGTCGCGGCGGTGCGTCCGGATTTCGAGGCGCTGGGACGGCTTCCGTACCGGGGCAACGTGGTCACGGCACGGGACGCCTCCGATTCCGACGTCGACTTCGCCTCGCGGACCTTCTTTCCCTGCTACGGCGTGAACGAGGACCAGGTCTGCGTCACCGCGCACTGCAAGCTCGCGCCGTTCTGGGCGCGCAAGCTCGGCCGGGCGCGGCTGACCGCGATCCAGCCCAGCGCGCGCGGCGGACGGCTGGAGGTCGAGGATCTGGGGGAGCGGGTGCTGGTGCGGGGGAGCGCCGTGCTGCGTCCGGAGCCCGCGGTGGTCGGCGTCGGCGAGCTGTTCGGGGCGGTCCGGTGACCCTTCCCGCTCATCTGCCGGTCCTGCTCGGTGACCTCGTGCTGATCATCGCGGTCGCGCGCCTGCTCGGCGCTGCGGCGACGCGACTGGATCAGCCTGCTGTCATCGGCGAGATCGTCGGCGGGATCCTGCTCGGCCCGACGCTGCTCGGTCACTACAGCTCGACGGTCTTCTCCGCCGCTGTGCGGCCGACGCTGTCGGACGTCGCGAACGTCGGCGTCTGCGTGTTCATGTTCGGCATCGGGGTCGAGCTGGATCACCGGCTGCTGCGCGGGCAGGCGCGGACGGCTGCGACGGTCGCGCTCGGCGCGATCGCGGTGCCCTTCGGGTTCGGTGTGCTGCTGGCGCTCTATTTGGTGCGGCATCATCCGACCACGCACCACGCCGGGTTCGTGCTCTTCATGGGGACGGCGATGTCGGTCACCGCTTTCCCGGTGCTGGCGCGCATCCTCACCGACAAGAAGCTGCTGCGGACGCCGATCGGCGGGTTGGCGATGGCGTGCGCGGCGTTCGGCGACGTGCTGGCGTGGACGCTGCTGGTGATCTCGGTCGCGCTGGCGCGGGCGGACGGGCATCCGTGGCGGTTGCTGTGGGTGGTTCCGTATCTCGCGGTGATGGTCGGTGTGGTGCGTCCGGGGGCGGCGCGGTATGCG
This window harbors:
- a CDS encoding PhzF family phenazine biosynthesis protein; the protein is MNRPIPIVDTFADARFAGNPAAVAVCPEFPDAAVMQDAAHRIAVPTTAFVVPDPERPAVYRIRWFTPHAEINLCGHATIASTRCLSDLPENAGVDRLEFVSANGVLFTQWADGLVAIDLPADPPVPCDPPPELLAALRVGEGTGIGVVGCALSSDDVLVELESPEAVAAVRPDFEALGRLPYRGNVVTARDASDSDVDFASRTFFPCYGVNEDQVCVTAHCKLAPFWARKLGRARLTAIQPSARGGRLEVEDLGERVLVRGSAVLRPEPAVVGVGELFGAVR
- a CDS encoding cation:proton antiporter domain-containing protein, with amino-acid sequence MTLPAHLPVLLGDLVLIIAVARLLGAAATRLDQPAVIGEIVGGILLGPTLLGHYSSTVFSAAVRPTLSDVANVGVCVFMFGIGVELDHRLLRGQARTAATVALGAIAVPFGFGVLLALYLVRHHPTTHHAGFVLFMGTAMSVTAFPVLARILTDKKLLRTPIGGLAMACAAFGDVLAWTLLVISVALARADGHPWRLLWVVPYLAVMVGVVRPGAARYARRHDGTGQGVTRPANLLVLAAVAVGLAASAVATDRMGLHQIFGAFLFGVVLPREGVAAVRERALPWITKVSALLLLPVFFIVAGFKVDLRHLDGTDVGELALILLVAIGGKLLGGFGAARALGVSRRHSAVLAVLLDTRGLTELIALSVGVQAGVLDARLNALMVVMAVVTTTLTGVLLRRVYPPERVRLDAERARADHPRIRQEPTP